In uncultured Methanobacterium sp., a genomic segment contains:
- the dmpI gene encoding 4-oxalocrotonate tautomerase DmpI — translation MPVITIDAPPMNKEQKRELVSSFARTASKVLNLPVSAMVIIIREVESENVGTGDILLCDREH, via the coding sequence ATGCCAGTTATAACCATAGATGCTCCTCCCATGAACAAGGAGCAGAAAAGGGAATTAGTAAGTTCATTTGCCAGAACCGCCAGCAAGGTATTAAACCTTCCAGTTTCGGCCATGGTGATCATAATCCGGGAAGTAGAATCAGAGAATGTGGGGACCGGAGACATCCTGCTCTGTGATCGTGAACACTAA
- a CDS encoding phage integrase SAM-like domain-containing protein, whose protein sequence is MANELLTIELSDFSSIIEEYLLDLEIRNYSKRTIGTYSSILNNFHEFLKDKQELKYEKDLLIQFKEYILYLKRDREVSQNYVYLVTVVLKKFLALQKLMRL, encoded by the coding sequence ATGGCTAATGAACTATTAACAATTGAATTATCAGATTTTTCGAGCATAATTGAAGAATACTTATTGGATCTAGAAATAAGGAATTATTCCAAACGTACTATTGGCACATATAGTTCAATTTTAAATAATTTTCATGAATTTTTAAAGGACAAACAAGAATTAAAGTACGAAAAAGATCTTTTAATCCAATTTAAGGAGTATATTCTTTATCTTAAACGTGATAGGGAAGTTTCACAGAACTATGTTTATCTGGTAACTGTTGTTTTGAAGAAATTTTTAGCTTTGCAGAAGTTGATGCGCTTATAA
- a CDS encoding tyrosine-type recombinase/integrase, which yields MYSSGLRVSELVNLKVKDLDLDERTIHIRGKGEKDRIVLFDYVTRDLIRVYLKDIDGNNEYLFVNRQGNCLTTRYIQKMIKRYAQLSGIKKKVTPHILRHSFATHLLKNGMDIRVIQRLLGHSNLTTTQIYTSVDMETLKSDYDRAKLI from the coding sequence TTGTATTCATCTGGTTTGAGAGTTTCTGAATTAGTTAATTTAAAAGTTAAGGATTTAGATCTTGATGAACGAACCATACATATCCGAGGAAAAGGTGAAAAGGATAGAATTGTCCTTTTTGACTATGTCACTAGGGATTTAATTAGGGTTTATCTCAAGGATATTGATGGCAATAATGAATATTTATTTGTTAATCGTCAGGGGAATTGTTTAACAACCCGATATATTCAAAAAATGATAAAAAGATATGCACAACTTTCAGGTATAAAAAAGAAAGTGACTCCACATATTTTACGCCATTCATTTGCAACCCACTTATTAAAGAATGGTATGGACATAAGAGTTATACAAAGATTATTAGGACATTCTAACTTAACAACGACTCAAATTTACACCAGTGTGGACATGGAAACTCTAAAAAGCGATTATGATCGTGCAAAGTTGATTTAA
- a CDS encoding protein phosphatase 2C domain-containing protein, which yields MEVGYKTDIGLNRAKNEDSFCIDVDLSLFIIADGMGGYNGGEIASSLAVKTVYNYLKEKSMFNYNNIRFYISNAIYKAHNIIKNHAKTDDRLKKMGTTLVLALYFSNKFYIANVGDSRAYVIKKEDIIQISEDQVLGKDLLKKGIISKKDFNDKFKHVITYALGKSNIEINYNEIKLDIGDYILLCTDGLTNMLMDEEIFRIIHRTKGNTQAKCDKLIKNAIEKGGSDNITLILVHNN from the coding sequence ATGGAAGTGGGTTATAAAACAGACATTGGGTTAAATAGGGCTAAAAATGAAGATAGCTTTTGTATTGATGTTGATTTATCTTTGTTTATTATTGCAGATGGAATGGGGGGATATAATGGCGGTGAAATAGCCAGTTCTCTGGCTGTAAAAACGGTATATAATTATTTAAAGGAAAAATCTATGTTTAATTATAATAACATCCGTTTTTATATATCTAATGCAATTTATAAAGCTCATAACATTATAAAAAATCATGCTAAAACTGATGATAGATTAAAGAAAATGGGTACTACTCTAGTTTTGGCTCTTTATTTCTCTAATAAATTTTACATAGCTAATGTGGGGGATAGTAGAGCTTATGTCATAAAAAAGGAGGATATTATACAAATAAGTGAAGATCAAGTTTTAGGTAAAGATCTATTAAAAAAAGGAATAATTTCAAAAAAAGATTTTAATGATAAATTTAAACATGTTATAACATACGCATTGGGCAAATCAAATATAGAAATAAATTATAATGAAATAAAATTGGATATCGGAGATTATATACTCCTTTGCACAGATGGATTAACAAACATGTTAATGGATGAAGAAATTTTTAGAATTATCCATAGGACTAAGGGGAATACCCAAGCTAAATGTGATAAATTAATTAAAAATGCTATTGAAAAAGGAGGATCAGATAATATAACTCTTATTTTAGTACATAATAATTAA
- a CDS encoding thioredoxin domain-containing protein: protein MSLNPSPESEKTQNHLKYEKSPYLLQHADNPVDWYPWGDEAFNKAKNEDKPIFLSIGYSTCHWCHVMARESFQDPEIGDLLNQVFVPVKVDREERPDIDSVYMTVCQMITGSGGWPLTVIMTPDLKPFFAGTYFPKDTGPRGTGLRDLILNVKDLWDNKRGDLVKSAEELTSSLQQISKGPIPQSSKGTQGFPEKSRQELGEEILKQAYQSLSDNFDEKYAGFGNNQKFPTPHHLLFLLRYWKHTGEDSALTMVEKTLDAMKKGGIYDHVGFGFHRYTVDRQWIVPHFEKMLYDQALLAIAYTEAFQATGKTRYRETAEEVLEYILRDMRSPEGGFYSAEDADSEGEEGKFYLWSQDEIMDLLGSDEGTLFSEIYSVSEEGNFKDEVTRTKTGKNILHRSQNWDELSKKLGISSEELWWKTETSREKVFQTRKSRIHPHKDDKILTDWNGLVIVALALAGNLFGREDYLMAAGDAVKFIMTKLHHQGRLKHRWRDGEAAVDGNLDDYAYLIWGLLELYEATFQPEYLEIALKLNQTLLEHFLDQDNGGFYFTSDFTQKILVRQKEAYDTALPSGNSVQMMNLEKISLIIDDMKIRETSQGLESYFAPMITQSPSAFTMFLSAIILKVGPSFQVVIIGEKDSPDTQVLLNTIKKEYLPNVVLILKSSDDSLINQITGSLEHKTMVNGQATAYVCGNGTCHAPVNNPDDLINILK from the coding sequence ATGTCCCTTAACCCTTCCCCAGAATCCGAAAAAACCCAAAACCATCTCAAATATGAAAAAAGCCCTTATTTACTTCAACACGCAGATAACCCTGTAGACTGGTATCCATGGGGTGATGAAGCATTTAATAAGGCTAAAAATGAAGATAAACCTATATTTTTATCAATTGGTTACTCAACCTGCCACTGGTGTCATGTCATGGCCAGGGAGTCCTTCCAGGACCCTGAAATAGGTGATCTCCTAAATCAGGTCTTCGTACCAGTTAAGGTTGACCGGGAGGAAAGACCTGATATAGACAGTGTCTACATGACAGTTTGTCAAATGATTACCGGTAGTGGGGGATGGCCACTCACAGTTATCATGACTCCTGACCTAAAACCATTCTTTGCAGGGACTTACTTCCCCAAAGATACAGGTCCCAGGGGAACAGGCCTCAGGGACCTTATCTTAAATGTCAAGGATTTATGGGACAACAAGAGGGGTGATCTGGTTAAATCAGCCGAAGAACTAACCAGCTCACTCCAGCAGATATCTAAAGGCCCAATACCTCAAAGTTCAAAAGGGACCCAGGGATTTCCAGAAAAATCAAGACAAGAATTAGGTGAAGAAATTTTAAAACAAGCTTACCAGTCACTCAGTGATAACTTCGATGAAAAATACGCAGGATTTGGGAATAATCAGAAATTCCCCACACCCCATCACCTGCTTTTCCTTTTAAGGTACTGGAAACATACTGGTGAAGACTCTGCTTTAACCATGGTGGAGAAAACACTGGATGCCATGAAGAAAGGGGGAATTTATGACCATGTTGGTTTTGGTTTTCACCGTTACACTGTAGATCGCCAGTGGATAGTTCCACACTTTGAAAAAATGTTATATGACCAGGCCCTCCTGGCAATTGCATACACTGAAGCCTTCCAGGCCACAGGAAAAACCAGATACCGGGAAACAGCTGAAGAAGTTCTTGAATACATTTTAAGGGACATGAGATCACCTGAAGGTGGATTTTATTCTGCTGAGGATGCAGACAGTGAAGGGGAAGAAGGTAAGTTCTACCTGTGGAGTCAGGATGAAATCATGGACCTGTTAGGTTCTGATGAGGGAACCCTTTTCTCGGAGATTTACTCAGTTTCAGAGGAGGGCAACTTTAAGGATGAAGTTACGAGGACTAAAACGGGTAAAAACATACTTCATAGATCCCAAAACTGGGATGAGCTTTCAAAAAAACTGGGAATTTCCTCAGAAGAGTTATGGTGGAAAACAGAAACTTCAAGAGAAAAAGTATTCCAAACCCGAAAATCAAGGATACATCCTCATAAGGATGATAAAATACTGACTGACTGGAATGGACTGGTCATTGTAGCCTTAGCACTGGCAGGTAACTTATTCGGTAGAGAAGATTATTTAATGGCAGCTGGAGATGCGGTGAAATTCATAATGACCAAACTGCACCACCAGGGAAGACTAAAACATCGCTGGAGGGATGGTGAAGCTGCGGTGGATGGTAATCTTGATGACTATGCCTATCTCATATGGGGATTACTGGAACTTTATGAGGCTACCTTCCAACCAGAATATCTTGAAATTGCCCTTAAACTAAATCAAACCCTTCTGGAACACTTCCTGGATCAGGATAATGGTGGGTTCTATTTCACCTCAGATTTCACTCAGAAAATCCTGGTAAGACAAAAAGAAGCCTATGACACAGCATTACCATCTGGAAATTCAGTGCAGATGATGAACCTTGAGAAAATTTCTTTAATAATTGATGATATGAAAATCAGAGAGACTTCTCAGGGGTTGGAATCCTATTTCGCACCAATGATAACACAATCACCCTCTGCATTCACCATGTTCCTATCAGCAATAATCCTGAAGGTAGGTCCTTCCTTCCAGGTTGTAATCATTGGAGAAAAAGACAGCCCGGACACCCAGGTATTGTTAAACACCATCAAAAAAGAATACCTACCCAACGTGGTTTTAATCCTCAAATCAAGTGATGATTCATTAATTAATCAGATTACCGGATCTCTGGAACATAAAACTATGGTTAATGGTCAGGCTACAGCATATGTATGTGGCAATGGCACCTGCCATGCTCCAGTAAACAATCCAGATGATTTAATCAATATTTTAAAATGA